In the Ignavibacteriales bacterium genome, ATTGACACGCCTGGAATCCGGGAGATTGATCCATACGGAATCCGCGAGGAAGATTTAGGTCATTACTTCAAGGAATTTGTTCCGTTCATAAATAAATGCAAGTTCAATACATGTACTCACGATCATGAACCCGGCTGTGCAGTAATTAAAGCTGTTGGAGAAAAATTGATTAGTGATGAACGATATCAAAGCTATTTAAACTTGCGTGCAACTATTGAAGATGATATGAATTTCTAAAGGTAAATAATTTTCTTTTTCATCGCTTCTACAAATTCTGAAACAACTTCATCCGGAATCCCATCAATATGATTTGATCTTAAGCGCATATCACATTGATCGTTAATATAATCAATCAAAATAAATTTATGATCTTTTGTAAGAGCAATTTCTGTTGAAAAGTAATCAAGCCGGGTTATTCTCGCTAGTTTTTTTGATATTCTGCCAAGCGGAAGAAGATTATATTTCTTTGTTTCACTATTAGTAACTCTTTGGTAGATATGTGTTTTGTCATCCCACCATGTTGGAAGAACTTGGCCGAATGCGTAAATAACTCTAAACCATGCGCGTCTTTCGTTCAACATTCTTGGGAGTATTTTTTCTTGAACTATATATTTATCACTGTGGTTTTTAATTCTTTCTTTCTGAATTTGATCAAGCGAAGTTGCATTTCGAATTACACCCTCACCTCCACCGGAAAAAGTTGCCGGTTTTATTATAAAAGGATTGCCGAGTAACTTCAATTCTTCATCGGTTATAAAAAGTTCGTTGTGCTTATCATATGGCTGAATAAGAAATGTTTTAGGAAGTTGAAATTTTTTCTTGATTAATTTTCTATGAATTAAAACTTTATCAATGGATTTTACTACTTTATTATGAGGATTTATTAAGTGGCACTTTTTTCGTTTAAGGAGTTTAGTGAAAGGAATGAACTCCAAGTCTTCATCTGATGCCCGATCGAGCAAAGCTTTGAAGGAAATTTTATTCTTTTTTGTTAGATCTATAACTTCAGATAAGTTGAATTTTCCGATAACAAATGTTCTCAAACCGCTGAGTTGAAAACTATGCTCGATCAGTTCAACAAATTCTTTATCATATTTCCATTTGTATGCAATTGCAAGATCGTAAGTGCGCATTCTCGTAAAATATTTTTGCAAAGATAGAAAAATGAATTGCAGACATCAATCTTTACCCTTGTGATTCAAACCGTTAAAAACTATTTTTTGTTTCAAATTAATGGTGTTTATGAAGTTCAAAATTATTCTAATATATATAGCTTTTCTTTTGGCGGGTTGTTCTTCGGATGTTGTTAGGGAAAACAATTCAAATGCTAATAACGATCAGAGCTTTAGTGCTCAGCAAAATAAAAAACTCGCTCAGGAAAAATTTATTGCCGGCTCTCTTCAAGAGTTGAAAGGGCAGTATGCTGAAGCAATTCTTGAATATCTTGAAGCACTTAAGTATGATCCTCAGCCGGGTATTAACTATGCAATTGCAAAAAATTATTATCGGCTTAATAAATTTTCTTCTGCTTTAACTTATTCTCAGAAAGCAGTTGAAAATGAACCAAAGAATACTGAGTACTTAACTCTTCAAGCTACGATTTATTCCTCTTCGCACTTGGAAGATTCAGCCGCTGTAGTTTATAGTAAAATTATTCAGCTTGATTCAACCAATGTTACTGCATATTACAATCTTGCTCAATTGACCGAAGCAAAAAAACCATCTGTGGCGCTTCTGTATTACAAGAAAATTCTTGATATGATCGGTGCTGAATGGAATGTGTTGGTACGAATTGCTGATATCAATGAACGGATGGGAAATATTAAAGAAACAATCACAACTGTTGAAGAACTTATTAAATTAAATCCATCCGATCTGATGTTGCAAAAGTTATTAATCGAATCATATCTCAAGACAAAAGATTATGAAAAGGCATTATCAAAAGTGAATGAATCACTTACAAGTTATCCGAATGATGAAAGTCTTATTGATCTAAAAGGGAAAATATTTATTCAGCAAGCAAAGTGGGAAGATGCTTCTAAAGAATATATGAAATTAGTGAAAAGCCGGAATATTGGCATCGAGGAAAAATTAAAGATCGGGACATTATTTTATTTCCAATCAGAAAAAGACTCAACCACTTTAAATATTGCTAAACAAATTTTTTTAGAAGTAAGCCGCGATACATCAGATTGGCAAGTGAATGCTTATTTGGGTGAGATCGAACTGCGTGCACATAAGAATGAATCCGCAATCGAATATTTTAAAACTGCTGCAAAACTTGCCGAATGGAATGCACAAGTTTGGGTTCGTCTCGGGGGATTACTCTTCGATACTAAAAAATACAAAGATGCAATTGAATACATGAGCAAAGCATCAGAAAAATTTCCAAATGATTTTGCTATAAATTTAATTTATGGTCTGTCTCTTTCAACAGAGAATGAACACTTAAAAGCAAAAGAAGCATTGGAAAAAGCTTTCAAATTAAATCCGGATGATGTAACTGTTCTTTCTGCACTTGGCTATACTCTTAATCAATTGAAAAATAATAAAGAAGCATTAGTACACTTGAATAAAGCATTAATAATTGAACCAAAAAATTTACAAGTAATAAGTGTGCTGGCAATGATCCATGAATCGCAGAAGGAATATCAAATATCAGATTCGCTTTACACATCTGCATTAAAAATTGATTCGTCAAATGTTCTTATAATGAATAACTTTGCTTATTCGCTTGCAGAGCGAGGAATTCGTTTGCAAGAAGCATTAACTATGTCGAAGAAAGCAGTTGAAGCGGAGCCGAAAAATTCTTCTTACCTTGATACATTTGGCTGGGTCTATTTTCGCCTTGGTGATTATAAAAAGGCAAAGAAAAATATTGAAGAAGCAGTAAAAGTGGAAAATAAAAACGCAACTCTATTAGATCACTTAGGTGATGTTCATTTTAAGTTGGGTGATAAAACTAAAGCTGTAGAATTGTGGAAAAGTGCATTCGAATCTGACTCGACAAAATCTTCTATTAAAACGAAAATTGAAAAAGGAGAATTGTGAAAAAAAGTTTATTTGTTTTTATGATTGCTGCACTTATCTCTCAATTATTTTTGGACGGATGCGCACCTTCAACTCCCGTTCAGGTAGATAGAATGATTTCTTCCGATCGGTTGATCAAACGTCTTGAAGCTAACAGAAGAAAAATAAAAAGTTTTATAGGCACAGGTTCGATAAGTATTAAAACATCCGAGTTGGATGCAACAAGCAGTTTCCGGGTTGAAATTAAAAAACCGGATTCTGTTAAAGTATCTTTCTATGGGCCGTTTGGAATTGACCTTGCCTTTGCGTTAATAACCCCTCAGAACTTTCAATTTTACGATGCGATCAACAACATCTATTATAAAGGGAAAGTAGAACCCGGAGTTATGAAAGATATTTTAAAAATTAATATTTCTTTTGACGAACTTATAGATGTTGCAACCGGCTCAGTTAATTTGACAGATAAGCTAAGAAGTGAACCGGACAAGTTTGAAGCTGTTGATGATTTATATAAACTTACTTATATAGATTCGGTTAGCAGGAAATCAAGTATCTATTGGATTAAATCCGATGAGCTTGAAATTCGGCAGTACCAGAAGAACGATTCGAAGGGAAAAAATTTAGTTGATGCTAAATATTCAGATTTCTTGAAAGTTGAGGAAACTCCAATTCCAAAACAAATTAATATGAATGATCTTCTCAATAATCAAAAAATAAAAATTGAGTACCGAATAATTGAAGTAAACAAAGAAATTGGAAAGCTAAAGATTGATATACCAGATGATGCAAAAATCATTGAACTGTAAATCAATATTAATATTTCTTGTAATCTCGACAACAATTCTTACCGGACAAACTTCCGATAGCATCCGTACAAAGAACCAAGAATTGGACCGTATCAAAAAAGATATTTCCACACTGCAAAAAGAACTTCAGGCAAAAACCAAAAAAGAAAGAGAATCACTTCAATCACTTGAAAATATCAATCAGCAGAATTTACTTTTGAATAAATTGATCAACAATCTTCTTACTGAGGAAAAAGATAAAGAAAAAGCCATTAAAGAGATTGAAGATGTGATTAGTAATGTGGAAACTAGTGTAAAAGATTTAAAAGAAAAATATGCTCGTTACATCGTATGGATTTACAAAAACCGCGGTCTTTCCATGTGGCGTTTTATTCTTGATGCCGAATCTTTCAATCAGGCAATCAAACGTTACCGTTACTTAAAATATATCTCCGAACAGAATGAAAAAACTTTGAAACAGCTTAACTCAAATAAATTTCAACTCAGTCAGCTTAAAAATGATTTGGAAGGAGAGCGGAAAGAAAAAGCTGAGTTAGCTAAGCAGAAAATTAATGAACAGGACGCTCTGGAAAAGAAAGAACAGGAAAAAAAGGATCTGGTTGATCTCTTAAAACATGATAAAAAACTTATTGCTCAGGAGATTGAATCTAAGAGAAGAGCGGAAATTGTTATTAAAAATATGATTGCTAAATTGATTGAAATTGACCGCGAACGTAAAGCTCAGCTCCATGAAAAGAAAGCAACTGATAAAAAAAGTTTAGCTTACAAAAAGAATATTCAGTTTTTTGATTACAGTGCATTTGAAAATTTTGCACAACTACGCGGTAAACTCGGCTGGCCGATACATGAAGGAAAAGTTGTCCGTCCATTCGGTGAAAATAAAAATGAACGCCTTAACACTGTTACGTTGAATTACGGGATTGATATTGCTGTTAAAGGTGAGCAGAATGTTTTATCGGTAGCTGAAGGAATTGTTTCTGCGATAGACTGGATACCGGGTTACGGCAGTATTGTAATTGTAACTCACCGTGATGATTACAGAACTGTTTACGGACACGTTGCTAAGATTACTGTTAAAGAAGGCGAGAAGGTTAAAGGCGGCAGTGCAATCGGTAAAGTGAATGAAAGTCTTGAAGGGAAAATATTACACTTCGAAATCTGGAACGAACGGAATTACCAGAACCCGGAAATTTGGTTAGCGAGGAAATAGCTGTTAGCGTTTAGCTATAAGCTTTTAGCTACCGAAACTGCCGACTGCTGATTGCAAACTAAGTATTGACATCAATTTCCTTTTATACTAAGTTAAATTAGTACCAAATCAATTCTTTAATCGGGGTACTTTGTTTGGAAATATGAACAAAGAAAATAGATTTCCCTTTTCTGTCAACTTATTTGTAGAAAAAATAGTTGGAATGTTACCACGCACAAAATTTAGAATATAGTACGAAAACAAAATAAATGTTGGTAGATAACATTCCTCGCCATCATATCTATTGGCGGGATAATTAATAGTTAGCTAGCAAAAAGGTAATCATTATGAGTGAATTAGAAAAAGAAATAGTTGATGAATCTGAGGACAAAAACTATAAACTATATATTGATGAAAGAAAATTATTAATTGAAGCGCTGAGAGAAAGTTCTCAAACATTTGATAAAGCAATACTTACTTTAGCTTCGGGTTCGTTTGGCTTCACGATTGCTTTTCTAAAGGATATAGCGCCTAAACCATTTGCTAATACACTATGGTTGCTTGCCTTCTCGTGGTTTTTATTTGCGGTTTCTCTTATTGTAATATTGTTTTCTTTTTTAGCGAGTCAAAAAGCATGTAACGAAGGAATTGATATTGCTTTCGATGTAATTGTCAAAGGTGAAATACGTTCTACTCCATGGAGGACAATAACAACAGTTTGCAATTATATTTCAATAATCGCTCTCATTGCAGCTATAATTTTTTGGGGATGTTTTGCTTATTTCAACATTCATTACACAAATTAGTGAGGTAAATATGTCATTCAAGAAAACTGGTAGTTTTAGTCCGCCACCTCCACCAAAAAAGGAAGAACCTAAGAAGCGCGGATATTCGCCACCACCACCGCCTAAAAAAGAATCGATTCCACCAAAAGGTAAAAAATAATTGCTAAATAACCAGCAACTCAAAGCGACCGCTTCAAAAGAAGCGGTCTGAGTTGCAATTATAGTATTTAGCTTTCCAGATTTAGTTTGTTGTGTAAAGTGGATTTGGTTATAAAAACTAATTTAAAAATAAAAGTTGCGTTGACAAAAGCTGCATTGTTGTTCTGGGCGGCGTGTTAGGCGCAACATCATTAGGTAACATGAAAAATAGAAAAATAGTTTACCGTTTTGTTATTCTCGTTTGTTTTCTGTTCTCAGCTTGTAATTTAACCAACAATAGTGATATTGATTCTTTGATTGTCAAAAATGAATTAAACTGGGGTATGAACTATCAAACTGTAGAAAAAGTATTAGGCAATAAATATGGGCTTACATTCATAAAGAAAGAACAGATTAATGATAAAAGTTCTTTCATATTTTTAGGTGGTAGTATCAATGGTATCAAAATGAAAGGCGTAAAATTTCTCTTTCAAAATGATGCTTTGGAAGGAATGGATATTTGGATTGATAGTAATACTAATGAAGAAATGAAGTGGAAATATAGTAGCCTATCTAAATATTTTTCTAAAATTGGCGAAATTGAATTTAGCGCTAGCAATGATGCCTGGAGATATTGTACAATTGGTAATGATGGAGAAAAAAAGTGCGATACTGATATATTCATGTTGCCAGAGGAAAACAAAATATTAGTCCACATACACAAAACTTATGTAAGCAAGGAGTCCATTTTTATCTATTGAATAAAAAAGCTACCTAACACCTGTCTCAGCCGACTCGCTTCTTAGTTTAATCCTGCTCCAAATTTGTTCTTAAAAACTTCATCAACTCATCTACTGTTTCGAAAATATAATCGCTATTCATTTCTAAAATTTTTTCTTTTGCATAGCTATCCCAAACAACGGAGGCAATTTTCACTCCGGCATTTCTTGCAGCAAAAATATCTGCGGGTGCATCGCCAATCATTAAAACTTTCTCTCGGTTTAATCTAAATTTTTGAACAAACATATCTATTCCTTCAGGTGAAGGTTTATGATCTTCAATATCATCACCGGTAACTATCATATCGAAAAGTTCATACACACCAATTTTCTTTAATGTTATATCAGTCGAACCGCGTCCTTTGCCTGTGTAAATAGAAAGTGGAATGTTTTTAGATTTGATATAGAGGAGTGCTTCTTTAATTCCGGGATAAACATCAGCCATCGCATGATGTTTGGCTTCGTAGAAAGCGAGATAATCTTTCCGTGCGTCTTCGTAATCTTCTTTCATCCACTCTTTTAGAATTACATCTTCAGTCGGTCCAAAAAGTGAAATGATCTCTTCATCCGTAACTTTTTTGTTAAGATATTTTTCAGTTACATGCCGGAATGTTGCAAAGATAAGTTCGTTGGTTGATGTGAGTGTCCCGTCAATGTCGAAAATGATTCCTTCAAAAATTTTCAAGAGTTACCTTATTGAAAATATAATAATTGAGCCGGTTGAATTGGAAACAAGAAATTTATTTTTATCTATTTGAGTGAATGAGTTTATTAGATTGCTGCCGAATGTGAGAACGATTGATTCTTTATATTTTTCATCCAAAAAAATTATTGAGTTCATATTAGTGAAAAGAATTCTCTTCTTATATTCAAACGGAGAAATATTGTCCTCCTCAAAAAGATCATAACGTCTAATCTCTTTCAACACTTTGCCATTCATGGCAGAAAGGATATAAAATTTACTATACAATCCTTTAGCGTATAATTTTTTCTTATCAATTGAAATTCCCACCGCACCGAAAACCTTGGCAGGAGATCTCCATGTAAAATTTCCAAGCAGCAAGTCAATCGAGAAAAGGGAATTTTCATTATCAATTACATAAACTTTTCTGCCGTCGCTAACTATCTGTGAATTTGAGAAATCGGTTTCTGCTTTTTCTTTCCACCGCCAATTTAATAATCCGTTACGTGCATCAATGCAGTAAAGAAATCCGTCCTTACTTGTAAAGAGTAATTTATTGTCTACAACGATTGGCTGTGTCTTGATCATTTCTTGAGCATCGCTGTTGTGCCAATATTCTTGCAAAGTTTCAAGATCATAGCAAAAAATTTTGCCTTTATTAGTTCCAAACACTATAGCAGATTTTGATCCGATTGTTTTCGGCATCATCAATTCTTTTTCGCCGGAGTACTGAAGTAAGATCAAATCTGTTGTAATACTGTCGTCAATTCCAAATGATTGAATTTGACTTCCCTTATCTAAACTAAAAGTTACAATTTCATTTTTACTAGTTGCAGCGCACAAAATATTATCTGCAATAACCGGTCTTGAATGAAGTGTGTTTGAAGTGTTACGGCTCCATATTTTCTTGCCTGAATTATCAAAACATGATATTATTCCGGATAACTCAGAAGTATAGATTCTGTTTTGATAGAATAACGGGGAAGAGCCAAGTTGGAGATTTAGTCCAATTTTCAAAAGAGTATCAATTGGGGAAGCGTTTAATACTGATGACATTGGTGATTTATTGTTCTGCGGAAATAGAACATTAAAAAATAATCCCAGAAATAATATTACGTGCCGAGCTTTCATTTTTTGTATTCCTTAAACAAAAATAATAAAAAGACGAGTTACATTTCGATCTTTATGATCTTCATGTTCATAGATAATTTAACTCGATTCAACTTCGTATGTCTGCAACATCAAATTGTAATACCCCCTCTATTTTCATATATTTTCGCACCAAAATTTAAAAAGTATGATTGACATTCGTAATTTTTGCATAATTGCTCACATAGATCACGGTAAATCTACAATTGCAGACTGCCTGCTTGAGTTCACTCACACTGTTTCTAAAAGGGAAGCAAAAGAACAACTCCTGGATAGCTTAGATCTTGAACGTGAACGCGGTATTACAATTAAGTCTCATGCAATACAGATGAAGTATCCAGCCCATGACGGCAAAATTTATGTTCTAAATTTGATTGATACTCCCGGGCACGTTGATTTTTCTTATGAAGTCTCGCGCTCGCTTGCCGCCTGTGAAGGCGCCATTTTAGTTGTTGATGCCGCACAAGGTGTTGAAGCACAAACCATCAGTAATCTTTATATGGCAATAGATGCCGGACTTGAAATTATTCCTGTCGTTAATAAAATTGATCTGCCAAGCGCGATGGTGGATGTTGTTAAAAAACAGATCATTGATTTAATCGGCTGCAAAGATGAAGATATTATTCCTGTTAGCGCAAAGGAAAGAATTGGTATTGAAGAAATGTTGGAAGCAGTGGTTAAAAGAATTTCTCCTCCCAGTGGTGATGAAAAAGCCCCGCTTCAAGCGTTGGTATTTGATTCGATCTTTGATTCTTACCGCGGCGCTGTTGCCTACGTTCGTATATTTAACGGAGTTCTTAAAGAAAAAGATGAGATTAAGTTTTTTGTAAATGATAAAAAATGTCTTGCTGAAGAAGTCGGCACTTTACGTCTTGGTAGAATTCGCACCGGGGAATTAGCTGCTGGAAATGTCGGATATCTTATTGCCGGTGTTAAAGATGTACACGATACAAAAGTTGGTGATACAGTAACTCATTTTCGAAACGGATCGGACACAGCATTACCAGGTTATAAAGAAATTAAACCGATGGTTTATAGCGGACTTTATCCGACAGATACTGATGCATATGAAAACCTTCGCGAAGCACTTGAGAAATTCCGTCTTAACGATTCAGCATTAAGTTATACACCCGAAACTTCAACAGCTCTTGGATTTGGTTTCCGATGCGGATTTTTGGGTATGCTACATATGGAAATAGTTCAAGAAAGACTGGAGCGTGAATACGATCAGTCTATTGTTACTACACTTCCAAACGTTGAATATTGGGTCTTCAAAAAAAACGGAGTTAAAGTAGTTGTTGATAATCCATCTGATATGCCGACTGTTGGCGATATAGATCATGTAGAAGAACCGTACGTAAAAGCACAAATTGTTACACCGAGCGAATATGTCGGGAACTTAATGCAGCTTGCGATTGAAAAAAGGGGTGTATATAAGAACACAACATATATTGATCCGACTCGTGCTGATATAGAATTTGAATTTCCACTTGCAGAAATAATTTTTGATTATTACGACAAACTAAAATCTATATCGCGCGGTTATGCTTCTCTTGATTATGAATTTATCGGTTACCGCGAATCTGATCTTGTTAAAATTGATATTCTGTTAAACGGCGAGAAGGTTGATGCGCTTTCTATAATCTGCCATGAGAAAAAGTCTTTTACATGGGGACAGAAAGTATGTACCAAACTTAAAGACCTAATTCCTAGGCAGATGTTTGAGATTGCAATACAAGCCGCTATTGGATCAAAAGTTGTATCAAGAACAACTGTGAAAGCGATGCGTAAAAATGTTTTGGCAAAATGTTACGGCGGCGATATTAC is a window encoding:
- a CDS encoding HAD-IA family hydrolase, translating into MKIFEGIIFDIDGTLTSTNELIFATFRHVTEKYLNKKVTDEEIISLFGPTEDVILKEWMKEDYEDARKDYLAFYEAKHHAMADVYPGIKEALLYIKSKNIPLSIYTGKGRGSTDITLKKIGVYELFDMIVTGDDIEDHKPSPEGIDMFVQKFRLNREKVLMIGDAPADIFAARNAGVKIASVVWDSYAKEKILEMNSDYIFETVDELMKFLRTNLEQD
- the lepA gene encoding translation elongation factor 4 → MIDIRNFCIIAHIDHGKSTIADCLLEFTHTVSKREAKEQLLDSLDLERERGITIKSHAIQMKYPAHDGKIYVLNLIDTPGHVDFSYEVSRSLAACEGAILVVDAAQGVEAQTISNLYMAIDAGLEIIPVVNKIDLPSAMVDVVKKQIIDLIGCKDEDIIPVSAKERIGIEEMLEAVVKRISPPSGDEKAPLQALVFDSIFDSYRGAVAYVRIFNGVLKEKDEIKFFVNDKKCLAEEVGTLRLGRIRTGELAAGNVGYLIAGVKDVHDTKVGDTVTHFRNGSDTALPGYKEIKPMVYSGLYPTDTDAYENLREALEKFRLNDSALSYTPETSTALGFGFRCGFLGMLHMEIVQERLEREYDQSIVTTLPNVEYWVFKKNGVKVVVDNPSDMPTVGDIDHVEEPYVKAQIVTPSEYVGNLMQLAIEKRGVYKNTTYIDPTRADIEFEFPLAEIIFDYYDKLKSISRGYASLDYEFIGYRESDLVKIDILLNGEKVDALSIICHEKKSFTWGQKVCTKLKDLIPRQMFEIAIQAAIGSKVVSRTTVKAMRKNVLAKCYGGDITRKRKLLEKQKEGKKRMKQVGNVEIPQEAFLAVLQIDD
- a CDS encoding PQQ-like beta-propeller repeat protein, yielding MKARHVILFLGLFFNVLFPQNNKSPMSSVLNASPIDTLLKIGLNLQLGSSPLFYQNRIYTSELSGIISCFDNSGKKIWSRNTSNTLHSRPVIADNILCAATSKNEIVTFSLDKGSQIQSFGIDDSITTDLILLQYSGEKELMMPKTIGSKSAIVFGTNKGKIFCYDLETLQEYWHNSDAQEMIKTQPIVVDNKLLFTSKDGFLYCIDARNGLLNWRWKEKAETDFSNSQIVSDGRKVYVIDNENSLFSIDLLLGNFTWRSPAKVFGAVGISIDKKKLYAKGLYSKFYILSAMNGKVLKEIRRYDLFEEDNISPFEYKKRILFTNMNSIIFLDEKYKESIVLTFGSNLINSFTQIDKNKFLVSNSTGSIIIFSIR
- a CDS encoding tetratricopeptide repeat protein — its product is MKFKIILIYIAFLLAGCSSDVVRENNSNANNDQSFSAQQNKKLAQEKFIAGSLQELKGQYAEAILEYLEALKYDPQPGINYAIAKNYYRLNKFSSALTYSQKAVENEPKNTEYLTLQATIYSSSHLEDSAAVVYSKIIQLDSTNVTAYYNLAQLTEAKKPSVALLYYKKILDMIGAEWNVLVRIADINERMGNIKETITTVEELIKLNPSDLMLQKLLIESYLKTKDYEKALSKVNESLTSYPNDESLIDLKGKIFIQQAKWEDASKEYMKLVKSRNIGIEEKLKIGTLFYFQSEKDSTTLNIAKQIFLEVSRDTSDWQVNAYLGEIELRAHKNESAIEYFKTAAKLAEWNAQVWVRLGGLLFDTKKYKDAIEYMSKASEKFPNDFAINLIYGLSLSTENEHLKAKEALEKAFKLNPDDVTVLSALGYTLNQLKNNKEALVHLNKALIIEPKNLQVISVLAMIHESQKEYQISDSLYTSALKIDSSNVLIMNNFAYSLAERGIRLQEALTMSKKAVEAEPKNSSYLDTFGWVYFRLGDYKKAKKNIEEAVKVENKNATLLDHLGDVHFKLGDKTKAVELWKSAFESDSTKSSIKTKIEKGEL
- a CDS encoding DUF4292 domain-containing protein, whose amino-acid sequence is MKKSLFVFMIAALISQLFLDGCAPSTPVQVDRMISSDRLIKRLEANRRKIKSFIGTGSISIKTSELDATSSFRVEIKKPDSVKVSFYGPFGIDLAFALITPQNFQFYDAINNIYYKGKVEPGVMKDILKINISFDELIDVATGSVNLTDKLRSEPDKFEAVDDLYKLTYIDSVSRKSSIYWIKSDELEIRQYQKNDSKGKNLVDAKYSDFLKVEETPIPKQINMNDLLNNQKIKIEYRIIEVNKEIGKLKIDIPDDAKIIEL
- a CDS encoding peptidoglycan DD-metalloendopeptidase family protein encodes the protein MNCKSILIFLVISTTILTGQTSDSIRTKNQELDRIKKDISTLQKELQAKTKKERESLQSLENINQQNLLLNKLINNLLTEEKDKEKAIKEIEDVISNVETSVKDLKEKYARYIVWIYKNRGLSMWRFILDAESFNQAIKRYRYLKYISEQNEKTLKQLNSNKFQLSQLKNDLEGERKEKAELAKQKINEQDALEKKEQEKKDLVDLLKHDKKLIAQEIESKRRAEIVIKNMIAKLIEIDRERKAQLHEKKATDKKSLAYKKNIQFFDYSAFENFAQLRGKLGWPIHEGKVVRPFGENKNERLNTVTLNYGIDIAVKGEQNVLSVAEGIVSAIDWIPGYGSIVIVTHRDDYRTVYGHVAKITVKEGEKVKGGSAIGKVNESLEGKILHFEIWNERNYQNPEIWLARK